In Rhizobium gallicum bv. gallicum R602sp, the following proteins share a genomic window:
- the nac gene encoding nitrogen assimilation transcriptional regulator NAC encodes MDIRRLKSFIVIVDSGSITRAADILHLAQPALSQQLAALEEHFGQKLLIRSQQGVTMTDAGHAVYRHAQIILRQMEQAQADAAAAGNSLAGRVSVGLVPFSSAATLSVELLAETRKRHPGILLHLTESVGQTYSQMIMNGRLEMALIHGVGPIKGVRFEPILSEEFYLVAHRDFAIEADSKPIPVGALDGLPMLLPPIYNFVRRAVDTAFTRSRINLKVVAEVEIVRTLARAVGTGLGATIMPKAIADRIVSESSEPLVCRLLSPRLEETLSLCTSDQSSLSEPAFAVKDILVELTGRLKL; translated from the coding sequence ATGGATATAAGACGCCTCAAATCCTTCATCGTCATCGTGGACAGCGGCAGCATCACGCGTGCGGCGGACATCCTGCATCTTGCCCAGCCGGCACTGAGCCAGCAACTGGCGGCACTTGAGGAACATTTCGGCCAGAAACTGCTGATCCGCAGCCAGCAGGGCGTCACCATGACCGACGCAGGCCATGCGGTCTACCGGCATGCCCAGATCATCCTGCGTCAGATGGAACAGGCGCAGGCAGACGCCGCGGCCGCCGGTAATTCGCTTGCAGGGCGCGTTTCCGTGGGGCTCGTGCCGTTCAGCAGCGCCGCCACGCTGTCTGTCGAACTCCTGGCCGAGACAAGAAAACGGCATCCCGGTATTCTGCTTCACCTGACCGAAAGCGTCGGCCAGACCTATAGTCAGATGATCATGAACGGCAGGCTGGAAATGGCCCTGATCCACGGGGTCGGCCCGATCAAGGGCGTCCGGTTCGAACCGATTCTGAGTGAAGAATTCTACCTCGTGGCACATCGCGACTTCGCCATCGAAGCGGATTCCAAACCCATTCCGGTTGGAGCGCTCGACGGATTGCCGATGCTGTTGCCGCCGATCTACAATTTCGTGCGCCGCGCGGTGGATACCGCATTCACGCGCAGTCGAATCAATCTCAAGGTCGTGGCGGAAGTCGAAATCGTGCGGACGCTCGCCCGCGCTGTAGGAACGGGCCTCGGAGCGACCATCATGCCGAAGGCCATTGCCGATCGCATCGTGTCGGAATCGAGCGAGCCTCTCGTTTGCCGGCTGCTCTCTCCCAGGCTCGAGGAAACGCTGTCACTTTGCACGTCCGATCAGAGTTCGCTGTCAGAGCCGGCATTCGCCGTCAAGGACATTCTCGTCGAACTGACCGGGCGGCTGAAACTTTAG